The window TCGTGGTTCTGTAAAAAATTGACAAACGCGGTGGGCGGCAGATGGCTGCTGTTCTCTCCCCGTGTCTCATGACGGCGATAGGCAGAGGGTTCCCCCTGATAGGCAAAGCCTTCCGCCAAACAACGACCCAGGTGGGCAATGGCGGAGCGTCCGCTACCGGCAGTGTCATAATCCTGGTAGTAGCCGCCGGTTTCACCAGTGGCAATCACGTGGGCGGCATGGTGGAAATCATCGTTCCATTGGGCCTGATACCCGGTTTCCAGCAGACGGGAACGGTTATCATCATTTTCCAGAATCAGGTGAATGGGTCGGGGTAGGGTCTCTTGAACGCTATCGCTCAGCGCTTCCAGAAAGGGGTGGGGGGAGCTGTCCTGAATGGCATGCACCGCGTCCAGTCGCAGGCCATCAAAGCCGTATTCCTTCAGCCAGAACAGGGCGTTTTCAATAAAAAATTGCCGGACTTCGGGGGGGCCTTCAAAGTGGATGGCCGCTCCCCACGGCGTTTGGTATTTGTCGGTAAAAAACGGTTGGGCATAAGTGTGCAAGTAATTGCCATCCGGCCCAAAGTGATTGTAAACCACGTCCAGAATGATCATCAGTCCCCGGCAATGAGCCTCGTTGATTAGCGCTTTTAAGTCAGAGGGCGTTCCATACGCGCTATCCGGGGCATAGGGTAATACCCCGTCATACCCCCAGTTTCGTTGTCCCGGAAATTCGGCGATGGGCATCAGTTCAATCGCCGTGATGCCCAGATTTTTGAGGTAATCCAGTTTTTCTATGACTCCCTGAAATGTGCCCTTGGGGGTAAATGTGCCCACGTGCAGCTCATAGACAACGGCCTCTTCCCAGGGACGATTTTTCCATTCCGAATGCAAGCGCGGCAGATTGGTGAAATCAATCACCTGACTGGGCCCATGCACGTCGGCAGGTTGATAGCGAGAGGCCGGGTCCGGCACCAGCCAGTGATCGTCAATCTGGAACTGGTACAAGGTACCGTGGCCGGTATTGGGGACTTCCAGCGTGTACCAGCCGCCTGATTGGCGTTGCATGGGCAAGCGGGGGGAGTCGTTTTGTGAGGCGGGCAATTCCCGGGATGTGGGCAGTACCAGCGCGACGCTTTGGGCCGAGGGCGCCCACAATTTAAACTCAACGCAATTGCGACTTGCATGGACCCTGGGGCCAAAGGCATACCTGGACGGGGCGGCTTTGTTTGTTAAACGGGCGTGAAGCGCCGGTTTTGCCGAAGCCTGCAGGGAGGAGGGGAGATTTTGAAATCGCATGCCGTGTTCCATTTGGTGACAGTGTTGTTTATTATAAAAAAATTCCTGGCTGGGCCCTATTACTCTACTGACTGATTGTTCAGGTTTGACTTGCATGCGGCAGGGGCGGTTTTGCTTAAAATGCGCCTGGAGTGCGTATCGTCAACACAGGCCAAAAAAAAGAGCCGGAAACCGGCTCGATAAGATCCCCAAAAGAAATCTGTGGCCAAGCATCACGGGGTTGATGGATTTCGCCTCAGGTCAACGGGATTGCGAAAGTCCTCATCATGGCCGTTGCTTGCCAATTCAATTTTGTTTGTTTGACCAGAATGGTGTTTGAATCAAACGGTCAAAATGGCCCTGGATAATTGCGTGTAGTCACTGTTAACCGGGTCACTGTTAACTGGCGCGTTCGCTGCCTGTCATTCCTGATACATCCCCCAAACCATCTTTGGTTTTCGATTGGTATGTTTCTATTGAAAAATTTTTGGCCCTGAATTTCAATTAGTCGAGTGTCTAGCGATGGGTTACCCGTCGGGCTGTGTTTGACAACGGGGTGGATTAGCATAAGGACGGTGAGCCGGAAAAAAGAGGGGTGTCCGCTGACGGATCAGTAGATGGTCATGCCCGAAGAGGACACAGACTCGTGCGTCATCTGGTTTTTAAGGTGGCTGGTAATGTAATACTGATCCTCTTCCGTGAGGTATTCCCGAATCCAGGCGAAAACGCTCTCACCATCCACACGCTCAACCTTTTCCAGTAAATCGCGCAAGGTGATCATGTTGTGATAATATTCCCCGCTGGGTTCATCCACGTGCATCATAATGGACAGCTCGATAATGCGATTAATATCCTGATCCACCGCTGCGGAGCGGGCAATTAAATCGTTGTACAGTCCTTTTTCCTGGATAAAGGGGAACAGTAAATTTTCCTTGATTTGCACATAGCTGTAAATTTCATCCATGATGGTATTGGATTTCTCCATGCGCTGGGTGTCATCCAGCCTGGAATAATCCTGAATCAGTT is drawn from Vampirovibrio chlorellavorus and contains these coding sequences:
- the treZ gene encoding malto-oligosyltrehalose trehalohydrolase; the protein is MQASAKPALHARLTNKAAPSRYAFGPRVHASRNCVEFKLWAPSAQSVALVLPTSRELPASQNDSPRLPMQRQSGGWYTLEVPNTGHGTLYQFQIDDHWLVPDPASRYQPADVHGPSQVIDFTNLPRLHSEWKNRPWEEAVVYELHVGTFTPKGTFQGVIEKLDYLKNLGITAIELMPIAEFPGQRNWGYDGVLPYAPDSAYGTPSDLKALINEAHCRGLMIILDVVYNHFGPDGNYLHTYAQPFFTDKYQTPWGAAIHFEGPPEVRQFFIENALFWLKEYGFDGLRLDAVHAIQDSSPHPFLEALSDSVQETLPRPIHLILENDDNRSRLLETGYQAQWNDDFHHAAHVIATGETGGYYQDYDTAGSGRSAIAHLGRCLAEGFAYQGEPSAYRRHETRGENSSHLPPTAFVNFLQNHDQIGNRAFGERLAQLAPPAARLALLECLLLAPAPPLLFMGEEWGTEQPFLYFCDFEGDLAQQVREGRRQEFARFPAFADPALREGIPDPNDLQTFQNSCLNWSETEQEPHLFWLKHYTRLLTLRQERLVPRLPDFRKGAPTPHGYEVFETCGLQVRWALSGGQCWQLTANLGSRTLTVPPNIFHNLVTAGLDCVYHSEANAASVLETGQMPAWFVIWQTG